A window of Candidatus Dependentiae bacterium genomic DNA:
CTGCCAGAAAAACATTTAGCCATAACAAATTTAAACTCGAAATTATCGATACTCAAATCGAGGGTGAAACTGCAGGCGTATACACGCAAGGCGAATTTGTTGATCTGTGTGCTGGAGGCCACACGGCATCAACAAAAGACGTTGTTTTCTTCAAACTTACAGGAATTTCCGGATCATACTGGCGAGCAGATCGTGATGGACAGGCGCTTCAACGAATCACTGGTGTTGCCTTTTTGACCCAGCAGGAAATGGATACATACTTTCAACGACTGCAAGATGCAGAAAAATATGACCACCGCAACCTGGGCAAACAACTCGATTTATTTTCATTTCATGACTACGCGCCCGGCATGGTTTTTTTCCATAACTACGGAACCATCGTTTTTAACACACTCGTCAATCGCATCCGTGAAGAACTCAAAAAACTCGATTACCACGAAATTCGTACCCCACACATCATGAATGCATGCTTGTGGAAACAATCGGGTCACTACGCAAATTACAAGCAAAACATGTATCTTACCGTGATCGAAGGCGAAGAGCATGCCGTAAAACCCATGAACTGTCCGGGGGCTATGCTGCACTACGACTCTCGACCTCGCTCGTACCGAGAGCTCCCACTCAGGCTCGCTGAATTTGGCCATGTCCACCGGCACGAAATGTCCGGAACGCTTCACGGATTGTTCCGCGTTCGCTCATTTGTGCAAGAAGATGCACACATTTTTTGCGCTCCAGAACAAATCAAAGACGAAATCATTTCACTGATTAAACTTGCACAAAAAGCCTACAGCTGGTTTGAAAACTTCACCAACATCAAAATGGTTTTGGCAACCAGACCAAAAGACACTCCCGGAAATACAGAAAACTGGAACAAAGCAACTCAAGCACTCAAAGAAGCATTAGAATCGCTCGGACTGACGTTTGAGGTCGAAGAAGGCGATGGTGCATTTTATGGACCGAAAATTGATATCAAATTTACCGATGCAATGGACCGCGAGTGGACTATCTCAACCATTCAAGTCGACTTTGTCTTGCCTGAAAATTTCGATCTCCACTTTATTGGTGCCGATGGCCAAAAACACCGTCCAGTGGCTATCCACCGAGCAATTATCGGATCTATCGAACGATTTATGGCGGTAATTTTGGAACATACACGTGGAAAGTTGCCATTTTGGCTGGCTCCGGTACAAGCACGCGTCCTTTCGATCAGCGAAAAACAACGTGCGTATGCTGAAAGCGTTGTAAAATCCCTATCGGCAGCTGGAATTAGGGCTGAAATTGATTCATCGGACGAAAAAATTTCGGCAAAAATCAAAAAAGCCCAAATGCAGTATGTTCCATGGATGTTGGTTGTTGGCGGACAAGAAGAAACTTCGCAAACCGTGACCCTCAGAACACTCGACGGTGCACAAACACCAGGACTGACCGTAGATCAACTTATCCATAAAGCCAATCAATAAAAACTCACCCTTCTAACTGTTTCGATCATAAAAACATTAAATTGCCTTACATTTACGCAAAAAATCGTAAATGTAAGGCAATTTATAAAAACGACTCTTGCTCGCTCCTAATTGTATAAATTGAGCACCATTAACAAAACCAATCTGTTACCAACTCAAGCAAGATGTCACCGCATTACCCTTCAATGCGCTTATCAAACCCCAATAAAAAGCCTGAAATCAGCTTTTTACTGCCTATATTTTCTCCCTGAATCACAAAAAAGAGCTCTTTTTTTAAAAAAAACAATATTCCTACCAACCGCCAAAAAAACTTTAAATCCGTGTAAAACAAGGTAGGCTAGAAGAGTATTTATATACTTTGTTCGCATATCAAAAAAGGAAATTTATGAACAAAAAAATATTCGCACTCATGATAACCCTGAGCCTGTACTCACTAAGTCTTGAGTCAACACCAATTTGGCTAAAAAATAACGCAATTATCGCAAAACAATTTTTTTTCGGCATGCAGCCATACATTAATTGTAGACAACCTGCTAGCCCTTACCGAGCGTCTCATTCTTCCGAAG
This region includes:
- the thrS gene encoding threonine--tRNA ligase → ARKTFSHNKFKLEIIDTQIEGETAGVYTQGEFVDLCAGGHTASTKDVVFFKLTGISGSYWRADRDGQALQRITGVAFLTQQEMDTYFQRLQDAEKYDHRNLGKQLDLFSFHDYAPGMVFFHNYGTIVFNTLVNRIREELKKLDYHEIRTPHIMNACLWKQSGHYANYKQNMYLTVIEGEEHAVKPMNCPGAMLHYDSRPRSYRELPLRLAEFGHVHRHEMSGTLHGLFRVRSFVQEDAHIFCAPEQIKDEIISLIKLAQKAYSWFENFTNIKMVLATRPKDTPGNTENWNKATQALKEALESLGLTFEVEEGDGAFYGPKIDIKFTDAMDREWTISTIQVDFVLPENFDLHFIGADGQKHRPVAIHRAIIGSIERFMAVILEHTRGKLPFWLAPVQARVLSISEKQRAYAESVVKSLSAAGIRAEIDSSDEKISAKIKKAQMQYVPWMLVVGGQEETSQTVTLRTLDGAQTPGLTVDQLIHKANQ